GCATCGATGGATTCGTTGGAAAGAATGGGGAATTCCTTGAGAATGACCTTCAGATTGGGGTCTTCGGCGAGCAGGGCGGCCATGTCCGGCAAGGCCGCGCGGCAATAGCCGCAATTATAGTCGAAGAACTCCACCAGGGTCACATCGCCATCGGGGTTGCCGATGACGATCTGGTCGGGGGCGTGGAAAATCGCGTCGCGGAAATCCGTCATCGCGACCTTGGTGCGTTCCTCTTCCTCGACGCGCAACGTGTCCTCCAGCGCCACCGAAAGGCGCTGCAACACTTTCGGATCGCTCATCAGGAAGTCCTCGATCAGCGGATTGAGAGCGGCGGGATCGACCATTGCCGGCGCCGGCGCTTCGGCGACCTGTTCGGCCAGCACCTGTTCCACGATGGCGCGGACGGCCACGGCATCGGTTTCCGGCTGGGGCTGGTTCAACAAGGAGAAGCCAAGGGCCCCGGCGAGAATGCCGGCGACAGCGGCCAGCACGATAGAAAGGCGATTCATGAACGGCTCCGGTCGAGTGCGTGCA
This genomic stretch from Devosia sp. YIM 151766 harbors:
- a CDS encoding DsbA family protein, whose protein sequence is MNRLSIVLAAVAGILAGALGFSLLNQPQPETDAVAVRAIVEQVLAEQVAEAPAPAMVDPAALNPLIEDFLMSDPKVLQRLSVALEDTLRVEEEERTKVAMTDFRDAIFHAPDQIVIGNPDGDVTLVEFFDYNCGYCRAALPDMAALLAEDPNLKVILKEFPILSNESIDAARIGVLVSETEADYWTFHQTLFSSRGKVDKAVALQAATEQGLSPIDLELRMGEEQVARTIQKSYEIAQALGITGTPTYIIGNEIIPGAIGADELRSRIANMRECGSTQCS